One part of the Macaca mulatta isolate MMU2019108-1 chromosome 6, T2T-MMU8v2.0, whole genome shotgun sequence genome encodes these proteins:
- the LOC144341431 gene encoding protein SET-like: MTLHLQDCHGPQMPVSTPTSKEETKNASLGPEEISASAGLLKKGEKEQQEAIECVDEVQNEIDRLNEQASEEILKVEQKYDKLRQPFFQKMSELIAKIPNFGLTTFVNHSQTSALLEEDKEALRYLTRVEMTEFEDIKSGYRIDFYFDENKVLSNEFHLNESGDPSSKTTEIKWESGKDLMKRSSQTQNKAGRKRQHEEPESFFTWFTDHFDASAELGEVTKDDICSNSLAYYLVSDMDDEEGEGEEDDDDEEEEG, from the coding sequence CATGGCCCCCAAATGCCAGTCTCCACTCCCACCTCAAAAGAAGAAACCAAGAATGCCTCTCTGGGACCAGAGGAGATATCGGCCTCTGCAGGCTTGctgaagaagggagaaaaagaacagCAAGAAGCAATTGAATGCGTTGATGAAGTACAAAATGAAATAGACAGACTTAATGAACAAGCCAGTGAGGAGATTTTGAAAGTAGAACAGAAATATGACAAACTCCGCCAACCATTTTTTCAGAAGATGTCAGAACTGATCGCCAAAATCCCAAATTTTGGGCTAACAACATTTGTCAACCATTCACAAACGTCTGCACTGCTGGAGGAGGACAAAGAGGCACTGCGTTATTTGACCAGAGTTGAAATGACAGAATTTGAAGATATTAAATCAGGTTAcagaatagatttttattttgatgaaaataaagTTCTCTCCAACGAATTTCATCTGAATGAGAGTGGTGATCCATCTTCAAAGACCACTGAAATCAAGTGGGAATCTGGAAAGGATTTGATGAAACGTTCAAGTCAAACGCAGAATAAAGCCGGCAGGAAGAGGCAGCATGAGGAACCAGAGAGCTTCTTTACCTGGTTTACTGACCATTTTGATGCCAGTGCTGAGTTAGGAGAGGTCACCAAAGATGATATTTGTTCCAACTCATTAGCGTACTACTTGGTTTCTGATATGGATgatgaagaaggagaaggagaagaagatgatgatgatgaagaggaggaaggataa